The Winslowiella toletana region TTGCAGGCGGCTGTTTCTGGTGTACTGAGGCAGTATTTAAAGATGTGATCGGCGTGGAGACCGTTGAAAGCGGATATATCGGTGGTCACACCGCTAACCCAACTTATGAAGACGTGTGCACCGGCACCACCGGTCATGCGGAAGGTATCCGCATTGGTTTTGACCCGGAAAAACTTAACTACGGCGATCTGCTTGATATCAGCTTTGCCACCCATGATCCGACACAGCTGAACCGCCAGGGCAATGATATCGGCACGCAATATCGTTCGGCGATTTTCCCTGCTGATGAGGCACAACGTCAGGAAGCCGAGGCGGCCATTCAGCGCGCCCAGCAGGATCATCAGCAGCCAGTGGTGACGACAATAGAAAGCGGCGAATGGTATCCGGCGGAGAACTATCATCAGGATTACTGGAGCGGTCGTGGTCAGCAAAATGGTTATTGTATGGCGGTGATTCCACCAAAATTACAAAAGCTGCGTAAAAGCTATGCCAACCGGGTTAAATCACTGAATCAATAATAATTATGCCCCACATTTGTGGGGCTATTTTCTGCTGCGCAATCTCAGCTGGTTACAGCTTAACCGAATATAACGAAAGGGAAAAAATCTTCTTGACCGTTTCCCTGCGACTCCCTATAGTAGCGCCCCGTTAGCCCTTACGGGATAACAAAAAATTGGTGAGGTGTCCGAGTGGCTGAAGGAGCACGCCTGGAAAGTGTGTATACGGCAACGTATCGAGGGTTCGAACCCCTCTCTCACCGCCATATTCGATAAAAAAGCTCGAACTTCGGTTCGGGCTTTTTTGTTTTTGAAGATAGCAGTTATCAACCTGAAACGCTGTGGTTAACGTTCGTTATCTACCGGCATCCATTGTTGTGTCAGCCTGACCAATTTATCATCCAGTGCATCATATAAAATTTTCTTTTGATACCCTTCTGCCATTAATCTGGCATATAAATCATGCTGCTCACGGGTGCGGTGATGACCATCAGGCATTTCTGCCATCAGACGTTTTAATTCTTTTAATTCTTCATCCAGTTTCATCCAGGGAGCAAGTAACCCATCCAATTCTTCCCTCTGCTCACCGGTTAAAATAAACTCCTGGCCGTTTACTGTCGTAGTAATATTATCCGCGTTACTCCCGGATAATTTCGGCGCAGGATGCTCAATGCTGGTAAATTGTTTGAGATTGCCGTTCTCTGCGGATGTTTGCAAGCAACTGAAAAAATCTTCGAATGCTGCACAACTATTCAGCGTCTGTGGCAGAGCATCGCTGATTTCAATATGGGACTGCTCCATACTAAAGCCATCATTACGCCCCAGATAGCTAAGGGTAAAAACAGCACTGACTTTGTTATCCGTCGTCACGGCTAAAGATAACACCTGCAGATTTTTTTCCTCCATATAGTTTTTTAATGCCTCAGCATTATTTGTCTGGAATGCGACCGCCAAATTTGCCGGCAGAGGCCGCAGCATTTTATTATCCGGCGGCTGGCCCAATAATTTTTTGACGTTTTGATGTTCCGGAGAAGCTGGCTTAACGCTTTCATAAATCGAACGAGAATGGCTATTAATCGGCACACTGGAATTTGTTACGCTTAGCGGTGGCATGAACTTTCCTCTCTCATAAAGTTGCAAAAGACAAGTTACATGCTCTTGTTGATCGTTTCTTACAGAATCAGACTTTTTAACAATGTGATTAATCAGATTTTGTTTCACTGACAGCGGCTGAAATATCGTGTAAAAAAAAGCCCGGACGTGAGGCCGGGCTTTTGCGGCTACAGATTAACTCACTCAACTATAAGCGTGCAGCGTGCGCTGACAGAGCAGCGAACGCACACAATCATTTTTCCCAAAACGCACGATGCCAATCATCTCATCTTCCTCAAAGCGCGCTAATGCATCGCTGAGGCCTGACTGCACGTTAGACGGTAAGTCACACTGGGTGATATCACCGTTGACGATAACCGTCACGTTTTCCCCAAGGCGGGTCAGGAACATTTTCATCTGGGCGGCGGTGACGTTTTGCGCCTCATCAAGGATCACCACGGCGTTTTCAAAGGTGCGCCCGCGCATGTAGGCAAAGGGCGCAATTTCGACCTTACCGATTTCAGGTCGCAGGCAATATTGCATAAAGGAAGAACCCAGACGTTTAACCAGAACGTCATACACTGGCCGGAAATACGGTGCGAATTTCTCTGAAATATCACCGGGCAAAAAGCCCAGGTCTTCATCCGCTTGCAGTACCGGACGCGTAACAATAATCCTTTCGACATCCTTGTGAATCAGGGCCTCTGCCGCTTTCGCAGCACTGATCCAGGTTTTACCGCAACCTGCTTCACCGGTCGCGAAGATCAGTTGTTTCTTTTCTATGGCATGGAGATAGTGTGCCTGAGCTTCATTCCTGGCTTCAATCGGTGAGTGATCGCGCGAGTCGCGCGCCATACCAATAGAGTCCAGCCCACCCATTTGCACCAGCGAGGTGACCGATTCTTCTTCACGCTGACGATGACTGCGTGAATCGCTACGAAGCACACGTTTTGCTTCACGACGAGCTTTGATCACTGCTTTCTGTCTTCCCATAGTGGCACCTTACAGTTGGTTTCATTTCCCGCTTCTCTTTCAGCAGAGAGGCGATTACGTGAACGCTTTAGAGGTTTTGGCTTCCTTTTAAGCCTTGAATAGCCATTGAAAAAAGTGCGTACAGAGGCCAGAGCGTATTACGCACCGGAAAACGAGTAACGTTTTGATAAAGCGTCTGGAAAGAGAAAAAAGAAGAGAATATTGTTGAGAGAGAAACACCCTCGCGAGGAAAAGCGCTTAAAAAGGTATTGAGATTTGAGTATCCATGAACAACTTTTCCCATTCGCGATCTCCATGGTGAAACTTAAACACATCTGACTACCGCTGTGATTAAAGTGCAACAGATCTTCAGTTGAATGCAACAATTATTTTACTTCGCCCGCAGTAAAAAAAAGCTTATTACCATTGCGGCAATAGGCATTAAATGTTTTGCTGATAAAAATCATGCAGTTAAAATTAAATACCCCAAGCGAAGCGGCTGGATAATTTGCTAAAAAATAGTTGGCGGCTTGCGAACGCAGCCGCCAGATTTGATTAAAAAATAGCCTGTCAAAGCAGCCAGAATAATAAATATCAGGCCTCAAGTAGCGCCTGCGCCAGATAATGTTTCTCATCGACCACACCCGGCAAAGCGAAAAAATAACCGCCGCCAACCGGCTTGATATACTCTTCCAGCGCCTCACCGTTCAGGCGTTGCTGCACTGCCAGAAAACCTTTTTCTAAATCATGCTGATAGCAAACAAACAGTAATCCCATTTCCAGCTGGCCTGACTGAGAAACACCCAGCGAATAGCTGTAGCCGCGACGCAACATCAGGCTACTTTGCGTTGCCGCACTGCGTGGATTGGCCAGCCGGATATGCGCATCAAGCGAAATCACTTCACCATCCGGATCGTTGCCGTAGTCCGGCACATCGTGCTCATTCTGCATCCCCAGAGGTGCACCGCTGTGTTTTTCGCGGCCAAATATGGTCTGCTGCTCACTCAGCGGCGTGCGGTCCCAGAATTCGACGCGGAACTGAATAATCCGCACTGCCTGATAACTGCCGCCGTGCGTCCAGTCCGGTTCACCCTGCCCGGCCCCCACCCACAAAATATTGTCCATTAGTGGCCGATCGGCAGTATCAGGGTTAGCAGTGCCGTCTTTAAAGCCCAGCAGATTAATCGGCGTCTCTTTACCCTGACTGCGCGCCGCATGATTGGAGATAAACCCTTCGCGACGCCAGCGCACACTGAGCAAATCCGGCGAATGCTTGATGATATCGCGCAGTGCGTGAATCACCGTATCGTTAGTGTTGGCGCAAATCTGCAGCAGCAGATCGCCATGACACAGGCGGGCATCCAGCGCATCGTTAGGAAAACGCGTCATGGTTTGCAGCTTCAGCGGCTTAAGATGTGCCAGACCGAAGCGCTCATCAAACAGCGAGCTGCCCAGCGACACGGTAATGGTGAGATTATCAGGAAAGATCGTGTCACCGAGGATCCCAGAGTCCATCGGCGGCAACTGCGGATTGGTCACCAGCGGCGCTTTACCCCCTTTGGTTAAAAAGGCTATGCGCTGTGTCAGCAGCGTAAACAGCCGCCGCAGATCGTTTTTATCACTGGCCAGCACGTCAAAAGCCACCAGCATCATTGCCGCCTGTTGCGGCGTAACGATGCCGGCCTGGTGAGTGCCGTAGAAAGGCTGCTCTTCGCTGCGCGCGTTGGGCGGCAACGCGCCGGGTGAAAAAGTCTGCTGCTGTTTCGCCGTCGCGGCGGCCACCGGACAGCCGCCACCGACAGCCAGAGCACCACTCAGGATGCCCATCCCTTTCAGTAACCGCCGACGCGACGGCAGCGCCGCATCATCCTGTTTTGCCATTTCTGATTAATCCAGACCTAAAGTACCGCGCAGCAGCGAAAGATCCTCGGCCAGTGCCGTAATCGGACCTTTTAACGCATTACGATCGGCAGTCGTTAATTTATCGTATGGCTGATAGCCCTGCTCAGTGCGATATTTATCAAGAATAGCGTCGACTTTTTTGAAGTTAGCATCGATTTTCGCCAACAGTTGCGGATTCGCTTTTTCCAGCAGCGGCCGCAGCAGGCTGACGATTTTTTGTGCGCCATCGACGTTAGCGCGGAAGTCCCACAGGTCGGTGCGGCTGTAACGATCTTCCTCACCGGAAATCTTACTGGCAGCCACCTCTTCAATCAGGCCGGCTGCGCCACCAACCACTTTACCCGGCGGAAATGCCAGTTCGCTGATGCGGGTTTGCAGATCGAGCGTGTCTTTATATAAGCGGTCAGCGTACTCATCCATGCCTTTGGTGGTGTTGTCGGCAAACAGCGCTTTCTCCAGGCGGTGGAAACCGGTGAACTCAGGATCCTGCGCTTTTTTCTCGTAGTCATCTTCACGCGCATCAATGCTGCCGTCGAGGTCGGAGAACAGTTCAGCAATCGGCTCAATACGCTCATAATGCTGACGCGTCGGTGCAAACAGCGCCTTCGCTTTTTCGACATCTCCGGCTTTTACCGCATCGGTAAAGGCTTTAGTGCTGGCTACCAACTGATCCACTTCTTTAGTGACATACACTTTATATTCGGCAATCGGGCCAACCAGTTGCAGTACATCTGGCTTGCCGTTGTTTGGCTGCACGCCGTTAGCCTTAACAATCAGTTTGCCTTTCGGGTTGCTGAGCAGGCCGCAGGTCATCTCATATTCGCCCGCTTCCAGATTAGCGGTCATTTTCTGGCTAAAACCCGGCGCAATATTTTCCCGCTCTTCCACCACCATCACCCCTTTCAGGATTTCCCACTCCAGCCCTTTCTGACTGTCATTTTTGATGATGAATTGGGTTTTACCGGCATTTACCGTTAACGTCATTGGATCGCACTGCTTATCGTTAACGCTAATTTTTACCTGCGGAACGTCAGCAGCTTGTAGTGCTGTGGATGCAGCAGACACCGCCAGCAGCGCGACATACAGCGCCTTGCGGCGAAAACGAGTAGTCATATTATTTCCCTTTAAAGGTCATTTAACTGCGCGCCAGCAGACGCGCATTCAGCTGGCTTAACGCGATGAACTCGCCGCTGAAGCCGCAGGACGTGCTGGCAGAAAGAACAGCAGCAGCGCCGGAATCAGATAGATAAAGTACACGGCCACCTCACTGACGGTTGGCGTCTCCTGATACCCGAGAATGCCTTCGAGTAAGGTGCCAAACAGCGTATGAGTGGAAAGCGTGTTACTGAGATCAAAGGCGACAGCCTGAAAATGATTCCACAGGCCCGCTTCGTGAAAAGCGCGAATCGCTCCGGCGGCCAGCCCGGCGGCGACAAACAGAATAAGCAGGCTGCTCCATTTAAAAAACTTCGCCAGATTAAGGCGCACGCCACCCCAATAGAGCAGCATACCCAACACTACCGCGGTAGCGAGGCCCAATACCGCACCAATTGGCGGCGCAATACCGACATCCTGCTGGAAAGCCGCCAGCAGAAAAAAAACCGATTCCAGCCCTTCCCGGGCGACGGCAAGGAACACCATCAGCACCAGTGCCCAGCCATTACTGCTGCCGCGTTGTAATGCGTGATCAACGGCGTCTTCCAGCTGCGCTTTGACGTTGCGCGACACTTTGCGCATCCAGAATACCATCCAGGTCAGAATGCAGACCGCCACCAGCGCCACTAACCCTTCAAACAGCTCCTGCTGTTTCTGTGGAAACTCACCGGTGGTTTCATTGATAAATACTCCCACCGCCAGACAGAGCGCCACGGCGATAACTACCCCGGCCCACATGGCAGGAAACCATTTCGCGCGCTGAGTGCGCTTCAGGTAGCTGGCAATCAGGCTGACAATCAGCGCCGCCTCCAATCCTTCACGCAGCATAATAAGAAAAGGAACGAACATGCCTGCCACCTTAAATGTGAAACGCGGTCAATGAGAGTAAAGAAGCGTAAAGCAGAAACGATATCGATTATCATTATCGCCAAATAAAATACAAGAGGTGGTCGCGTAATTTTGTTGATTTGCTGGGGTACAAAGCAAAAAAAGCCCCACAACGTGGGGCTTTTAACTGGTGCGCGGATTTGCCCCTGACAGAACAGAACAACGGGAGCCGAAAACGGCTCACCGGCAGCAGATCAATCCGCTTTATATTCCGCTTCAGCCGCAGCAAACCGCTGCAGCGCAGCTTTGGACGGCGCACGCCCCATCAGGCTCACCAGCACAATGGCGATACAGGCAAAGGCGAAGCCAGGGATGATTTCGTACAGCCCCAGCCAGGCGTAATGTTTCCAGATCAGTACCGTTGCGGCACCGACAACCATCCCAGCCAGCGCGCCGTTACGCGTGGTACGCGACCAGCATACCGCAAACAGAACTACCGGCCCAAAGGCCGCGCCAAAGCCTGCCCAGGCATAGCTGACCAGACCCAATACCCGGTTGTTCGGATCGGAGGCCAGCGCGATGGCGACGACCGCTACCAGCAATACCATCAGGCGACCGACCCACACCAGCTCGCGCTGACTGGCTTTTTTACGCAGGAAGCTTTTGTACAGATCTTCCGTCAGTGCACTGGAGCACACCAGCAGCTGACAGCTCAGCGTCGACATCACCGCTGCCAGAATCGCTGACAGCAGAATCCCGGCAATCCATGGATTGAACAGAATGCGCGCCAGCTCGATAAAGATACGCTCGGCGTTATCCGACACGCCAGCCGCCTGGGCCGGGTTGTTCTGGAAGTAAGCAATACCAAAGAAGCCAACCGCTACCGCACCTGCCAGGCACAGAATCATCCACGCCATACCAATACGACGCGCGGTGCGAATTGAACGATGGGAATCGGCCGCCATAAATCGAGCCAGGATATGCGGCTGGCCAAAGTAGCCCAGTCCCCAGCCCAGCAGCGAAACCACGGCGACAAAGTTTAGCCCTTTCAGCATATCAATGTTCTCAATGCTTTTGGCCTCAATCACTTTAAGCGAATCGCTGAATCCCCCCACCGCGAAAATCACCATTACCGGCGTCAGGATCAGTGCAAACAGCATCAGGCTGGCCTGCACGGTGTCGGTCCAGCTGACCGCAAGAAAACCGCCAATAAAGGTGTAGACGATAGTCGCCGCCGCACCGGCCCACAGCGCGGTTTCGTAACTCATGCCAAAAGTACTTTCAAACAGTCGTGCTCCGGCAACCACACCGGAAGCACAGTAGATGGTGAAAAATACCAGAATGATAATTGCCGAGATCACCCGCAGCAGCTTGCTGTTATCTTCAAACCGGCTGGAGAAGAAGTCCGGCAGCGTCAGCGCGTTATTATGATGCTCGGTCTGAACGCGCAGTCTGCCGGCGACAATCTTCCAGTTCAGCCAGGCACCGATAGTCAGGCCGATGGCAATCCAGCTCTCGGAAATACCGGAGATAAAAATGGCGCCGGGCAGGCCCATCAGCAACCAGCCGCTCATATCCGAGGCACCGGCCGATAGCGCAGTCACTACACTCCCCAGACTGCGGCCGCCCAGAATATAATCATCAAAGTTTTTTGTTGAGCGGTAAGCAATAAAGCCGATCAACACCATGCCAAGTATATAAACGATAAAGGTCACCATCATCGGTGTACTTACAGTCATCCTGTTTCTCCATTTATTATCGATTTTTGCAGAGCCATTATTTTTACCCTTTACACCACCGGAACGTGGCGGCGTCACATCTGTTTACCCCGAGGCGCGGTATCCTGCCGGAAACGTTTTCTGCGCACAATGGATTTAACACATCCGTTACCCCCAGTTCACCTGTAAACGTTCGCTAAAAGTCCAGAGGTTGCACCCGATCACAAAACCAATGGTTGCACCCCGTAACAACCCTGATAAAACCAGGTGTTTACGAGACTTAATCAACTGGCGAGCTTTTTGCAGCAATAAGCATGCCGCTTTGGCAGTGTTAACATTTAAGTGATTTTTCACAATGCCAGCTGGGTCACAATTAACACGGTTGCACTTAGTTGCAACATAAGTGATATTGCAGCTCATTAGCCTGGTAATCTATTTGAGGAGTGTTCAGGGCATGGCAACAACCACCATGGGTGTAAAGCTCGATGAAGCCACACGCGATCGTATCAAACTGGCCGCACAGAAAATTGATCGCACGCCGCATTGGCTAATAAAACAGGCCATATTCAACTATTTAGCTCATCTTGAACGAGATGATGCCCTGCCTGAGATCGCCACCGACAGCCAGATTAATGAGGGCGATGCGCTGCCGACAGAAGAGACGCATCAGCCATTCCTCGACTTCGCTGAACACATTTTACCGCAGTCGGTCACGCGTGCGGCGATTACCTCCGCATGGCGTCGCCCGGAGACCGAAGCAGTACCGATGATGCTGGAACAGGCGCGCCTGCCTGCCGCACTGGCGGAGAAAACTCATCAGCTGGCTTACTCGCTGGCCGATAAGCTTCGGCACCAGAAAGGGGCAAGCGGACGCGCTGGCATGGTGCAAAGCCTGCTACAAGAGTTCTCACTCTCCTCGCAGGAAGGCGTGGCGTTGATGTGCCTCGCCGAAGCATTACTGCGCATTCCCGACAAGCCGACGCGCGATGCGTTGATTCGCGACAAAATCAGTAACGGTAACTGGCAGTCACATCTCGGACGCAGCCCGTCGCTGTTTGTTAATGCCACCACCTGGGGACTGTTGTTCACCGGAAGGCTGGTGGCAACGCACAATGAAGCCAGCCTGTCACACTCGCTTAACCGCATTATTGGTAAAAGCGGCGAGCCGTTAATCCGCAAAGGTGTGGATATGGCGATGCGCCTGATGGGTGAACAGTTCGTTACCGGCGAAACCATCGCTGAGGCGCTGGCCAATGCGCGCAAGCTGGAAGAGAAAGGTTTCCGCTACTCTTACGATATGCTGGGTGAAGCCGCACTGACCGCCGAAGATGCCAAAGCCTATCTGCTCTCGTATCAGCAGGCGATTCACGCTATTGGCAAAGCCTCCAATGGCCGTGGCATTTATGAAGGCCCGGGAATTTCAATCAAACTCTCGGCGCTGCACCCGCGCTACAGCCGCGCGCAGTATGAGCGGGTGATGGAAGAGCTTTATCCGATCCTTAAATCGCTGACTTTACTGGCGCGCAGTTACGATATCGGCATTAATATTGATGCTGAAGAGGCAGACCGCCTGGAGCTGTCATTAGATTTGCTGGAAAAACTGTGCTTCGAACCGGAACTGGAGGGCTGGAACGGTATTGGCTTCGTGATCCAGGCCTATCTGAAACGCTGTCCGTTCGTGATTGACTCACTGATCGATCTGGCCCAGCGCAGCCGCCGCCGTCTGATGATTCGTCTGGTAAAAGGCGCATACTGGGATAGCGAAATCAAACGCGCCCAGATGGAAGGCCTGGAGGGATATCCGGTGTATACCCGCAAGGTGTATACCGACGTCTCCTACCTCGCCTGCGCACGCAAATTGCTGGCGGTGCCTAATCTGATCTATCCACAGTTTGCTACTCATAATGCACAAACCCTCGCAGCGATTTATCAGCTGGCGGGCAATAACTATTATCCAGGTCAGTATGAGTTCCAGTGCCTGCATGGCATGGGCGAACCGCTGTATGAGCAAGTGGTGGGCAAAGTCGCCGACGGCAAACTGAACCGCCCTTGTCGTATCTATGCACCGGTCGGCACCCACGAAACGCTACTGGCCTATCTGGTGCGTCGCCTGCTGGAAAACGGGGCCAACACTTCATTTGTTAATCGTATCGCCGATAAAACCTTGCAGATTGAGGATCTGGTGGCCGATCCGGTTTCAGCCGTCGAGAAACTGGCGACGACGGAAGGCGCAATAGGGTTGCCACATCCGAAAATTCCATTGCCGCGCGATCTGTACGGCAGCAAACGTCAAAACTCTGCCGGGCTGGATCTGGCCAATGAACATCGTCTGGCGTCGCTCTCCAGCGCACTGCTGAATAGCGCCTCACAACCGTGGCTGGCACAGCCGATGATTGACGGTGAGTTGGCCAGCGGTGAAACCCAGCCGATTATCAACCCGGCAGAGCTGACGGATGTGGTGGGTGAAGTGCGTGAGGCCAGCGAACAGGAAGTGTCCATCGCGCTGGATGCGGCCGTTAACGCCGGCCCGATTTGGTTTGCCACACCGCCGCAGGAGCGCGCGGCGATCCTTGAGCGTGCCGCCATCCTGATGGAAGGCCAGATGCAACATCTGATTGGTATTCTGGTGCGCGAAGCCGGTAAAACCTTCAGCAACGCGATTGCAGAAGTACGTGAAGCCGTTGACTTCCTGCACTACTACGCCGGTCAGGTACGCGATGATTTCGACAATGAAACCCATCGCCCGCTGGGGCCGGTCGTCTGCATCAGCCCATGGAACTTCCCGCTGGCGATCTTTACCGGGCAAATCGCCGCCGCGCTGGCCGCCGGTAATAGCGTGCTGGCTAAACCGGCAGAACAGACGCCGCTGATTGCCGCCCAGGCGATTCAAATCCTGCTGGATGCGGGCGTTCCACTGGGTGCCATTCAGCTGTTACCAGGGCGCGGTGAAACCGTCGGTGCA contains the following coding sequences:
- the msrA gene encoding peptide-methionine (S)-S-oxide reductase MsrA — its product is MAIEYATIAGGCFWCTEAVFKDVIGVETVESGYIGGHTANPTYEDVCTGTTGHAEGIRIGFDPEKLNYGDLLDISFATHDPTQLNRQGNDIGTQYRSAIFPADEAQRQEAEAAIQRAQQDHQQPVVTTIESGEWYPAENYHQDYWSGRGQQNGYCMAVIPPKLQKLRKSYANRVKSLNQ
- the phoH gene encoding phosphate starvation-inducible protein PhoH; this encodes MGRQKAVIKARREAKRVLRSDSRSHRQREEESVTSLVQMGGLDSIGMARDSRDHSPIEARNEAQAHYLHAIEKKQLIFATGEAGCGKTWISAAKAAEALIHKDVERIIVTRPVLQADEDLGFLPGDISEKFAPYFRPVYDVLVKRLGSSFMQYCLRPEIGKVEIAPFAYMRGRTFENAVVILDEAQNVTAAQMKMFLTRLGENVTVIVNGDITQCDLPSNVQSGLSDALARFEEDEMIGIVRFGKNDCVRSLLCQRTLHAYS
- the efeB gene encoding iron uptake transporter deferrochelatase/peroxidase subunit, which produces MAKQDDAALPSRRRLLKGMGILSGALAVGGGCPVAAATAKQQQTFSPGALPPNARSEEQPFYGTHQAGIVTPQQAAMMLVAFDVLASDKNDLRRLFTLLTQRIAFLTKGGKAPLVTNPQLPPMDSGILGDTIFPDNLTITVSLGSSLFDERFGLAHLKPLKLQTMTRFPNDALDARLCHGDLLLQICANTNDTVIHALRDIIKHSPDLLSVRWRREGFISNHAARSQGKETPINLLGFKDGTANPDTADRPLMDNILWVGAGQGEPDWTHGGSYQAVRIIQFRVEFWDRTPLSEQQTIFGREKHSGAPLGMQNEHDVPDYGNDPDGEVISLDAHIRLANPRSAATQSSLMLRRGYSYSLGVSQSGQLEMGLLFVCYQHDLEKGFLAVQQRLNGEALEEYIKPVGGGYFFALPGVVDEKHYLAQALLEA
- the efeO gene encoding iron uptake system protein EfeO, whose translation is MTTRFRRKALYVALLAVSAASTALQAADVPQVKISVNDKQCDPMTLTVNAGKTQFIIKNDSQKGLEWEILKGVMVVEERENIAPGFSQKMTANLEAGEYEMTCGLLSNPKGKLIVKANGVQPNNGKPDVLQLVGPIAEYKVYVTKEVDQLVASTKAFTDAVKAGDVEKAKALFAPTRQHYERIEPIAELFSDLDGSIDAREDDYEKKAQDPEFTGFHRLEKALFADNTTKGMDEYADRLYKDTLDLQTRISELAFPPGKVVGGAAGLIEEVAASKISGEEDRYSRTDLWDFRANVDGAQKIVSLLRPLLEKANPQLLAKIDANFKKVDAILDKYRTEQGYQPYDKLTTADRNALKGPITALAEDLSLLRGTLGLD
- the efeU gene encoding iron uptake transporter permease EfeU, producing MFVPFLIMLREGLEAALIVSLIASYLKRTQRAKWFPAMWAGVVIAVALCLAVGVFINETTGEFPQKQQELFEGLVALVAVCILTWMVFWMRKVSRNVKAQLEDAVDHALQRGSSNGWALVLMVFLAVAREGLESVFFLLAAFQQDVGIAPPIGAVLGLATAVVLGMLLYWGGVRLNLAKFFKWSSLLILFVAAGLAAGAIRAFHEAGLWNHFQAVAFDLSNTLSTHTLFGTLLEGILGYQETPTVSEVAVYFIYLIPALLLFFLPARPAASAASSSR
- the putP gene encoding sodium/proline symporter PutP; the protein is MTVSTPMMVTFIVYILGMVLIGFIAYRSTKNFDDYILGGRSLGSVVTALSAGASDMSGWLLMGLPGAIFISGISESWIAIGLTIGAWLNWKIVAGRLRVQTEHHNNALTLPDFFSSRFEDNSKLLRVISAIIILVFFTIYCASGVVAGARLFESTFGMSYETALWAGAAATIVYTFIGGFLAVSWTDTVQASLMLFALILTPVMVIFAVGGFSDSLKVIEAKSIENIDMLKGLNFVAVVSLLGWGLGYFGQPHILARFMAADSHRSIRTARRIGMAWMILCLAGAVAVGFFGIAYFQNNPAQAAGVSDNAERIFIELARILFNPWIAGILLSAILAAVMSTLSCQLLVCSSALTEDLYKSFLRKKASQRELVWVGRLMVLLVAVVAIALASDPNNRVLGLVSYAWAGFGAAFGPVVLFAVCWSRTTRNGALAGMVVGAATVLIWKHYAWLGLYEIIPGFAFACIAIVLVSLMGRAPSKAALQRFAAAEAEYKAD
- the putA gene encoding trifunctional transcriptional regulator/proline dehydrogenase/L-glutamate gamma-semialdehyde dehydrogenase, with protein sequence MATTTMGVKLDEATRDRIKLAAQKIDRTPHWLIKQAIFNYLAHLERDDALPEIATDSQINEGDALPTEETHQPFLDFAEHILPQSVTRAAITSAWRRPETEAVPMMLEQARLPAALAEKTHQLAYSLADKLRHQKGASGRAGMVQSLLQEFSLSSQEGVALMCLAEALLRIPDKPTRDALIRDKISNGNWQSHLGRSPSLFVNATTWGLLFTGRLVATHNEASLSHSLNRIIGKSGEPLIRKGVDMAMRLMGEQFVTGETIAEALANARKLEEKGFRYSYDMLGEAALTAEDAKAYLLSYQQAIHAIGKASNGRGIYEGPGISIKLSALHPRYSRAQYERVMEELYPILKSLTLLARSYDIGINIDAEEADRLELSLDLLEKLCFEPELEGWNGIGFVIQAYLKRCPFVIDSLIDLAQRSRRRLMIRLVKGAYWDSEIKRAQMEGLEGYPVYTRKVYTDVSYLACARKLLAVPNLIYPQFATHNAQTLAAIYQLAGNNYYPGQYEFQCLHGMGEPLYEQVVGKVADGKLNRPCRIYAPVGTHETLLAYLVRRLLENGANTSFVNRIADKTLQIEDLVADPVSAVEKLATTEGAIGLPHPKIPLPRDLYGSKRQNSAGLDLANEHRLASLSSALLNSASQPWLAQPMIDGELASGETQPIINPAELTDVVGEVREASEQEVSIALDAAVNAGPIWFATPPQERAAILERAAILMEGQMQHLIGILVREAGKTFSNAIAEVREAVDFLHYYAGQVRDDFDNETHRPLGPVVCISPWNFPLAIFTGQIAAALAAGNSVLAKPAEQTPLIAAQAIQILLDAGVPLGAIQLLPGRGETVGAQLTGDERVRGVMFTGSTAVATLLQRNIAGRLDPQGRPTPLVAETGGMNAMIVDSSALSEQVVVDIVASAFDSAGQRCSALRLLCIQEDVAEHTLKMLRGAMAECRMGNPERLSTDIGPVIDREAKENIDRHIQAMRSKGLKVYQAAQENRQDSKEWAQGTFVMPTLIELNAVEDLDKEIFGPVLHVVRFSRNTLPALIEQINASGYGLTLGVHTRIDETINQVTQNAKVGNLYVNRNMVGAVVGVQPFGGEGLSGTGPKAGGPLYLYRLLSHRPDDALQITLDRQDSERPLDAALRPTLQQAHQALTEWISQQQPELTAVSQRFGQLAQAGTLRLLPGPTGERNSFALLPRERVLCLADNDRDRLVQLAAVTSVGSRALWPQQPEYRQLFGRLPEAVQRHIDFAADVLAKGEHIEAVIYHGDADQLRELCASVAAREGAIVSVQGFARGETNLLLERLLIERSLSVNTAAAGGNASLMTIG